The Bacilli bacterium region ACCTGCCCGAGAACCTGTTGCAAAGACGACAACATCGAAATATTCATCGTTATTTATTTGATAACCACTCTTATAGGGGTTAACACTAATCACTTCAGTGTCCAAGTGAAAAATAACTTTTTTGGCCAATAGATCATCGCGCAGCCAATCGCCAATAATCGCCGCCGCTTCCCCATAGGGATAAACTCTTCCTTCGTCGTCCGTCATCGTCAGTATTCCATTCTGCTGAAGATAGTTGATGAAGTCGGCGGGTGTAAAGCGGAGGGCACCGGAAACAAAATCGGGATGATTGTATTTTTGCGGGCCAACATTCATATTTGAAATGTTGCCGCGACCATTGCCCGAAGAATATATCTTCCGGCCTATTTTCGCTGTTTTCTCATAGATATGAACTTGGATGTCCGCATTGTCATTTAAAAGATAATGCGCGCTAAAAAGAGCCATCGGCCCCGCACCTATATAAGCTACTTTCATATAAATCCATCTCCTTTGCCTCCGATATTATAGCGAATAATGTAAAAGAAAAGAACACCCGTAGGTGTTCGTTTTCAATTACTTGCCTGACTTTTTCCGGCTGTGGCGCTTGCTCTTCTTCTTCTTTTGAGCAAAGAACACCCCAGCACCGACACCGCCGACAAGAACGACGCCGACGGCAACATAAACTAAGGTCGAAATCTTGGTGGCTTTAAAATTTGCCCACATTTCAATGACCTTATCGTTAGCGGCGCCAAAATCTTTCATAACCGCGCAGCGGGCAATTTCGTCCTCACTCGGATATTGGGCGGTAAGTTGCCGATTGACCTTATCAGAACGAATGGTTGTCGACAATTCCGAATCGGTAATCGTGCCGTCGAAGAAGTAGCTTAAGTCGACGTCAACCGCGCTTGCGTCACCATCAGCGGCATCATACCAATCGTGTACTAAACTTAATATTTCATCCCCCGCAATAAATGGCGTGTAGCCGATCCATTCCATGTTGAGGGCCGCTTTATCGGGCGCGGAAATGAAATTCAAAAACTCCTGCGCCAAATCCGTATCCGCCCCCTTAGGCATCACCCAACCATCAAACCAAATATTCGCTCCCTCTTCCGGTATCGAATAATAAAGCTCGACGTTATTTTCTTCCTCGGCTGTATTCATCGAATAGACCGCATCGCCCGACCAAGCCGTATTGATGGCAATCTTTCCGGTGACGATATCGTTTTTGCCGCTATCGACTTCAAGTCCATAGATATTGTTCTTTAACTCAGTTAAGGCTTCACCCACTTTGGCAATTGTCTCATCATCCGCTCGATTGAAAATTTCAGTAATGCTCGCATTATATTCATTTTTGGTGATGGTTCCATCCTTAAATTCGCTAGCAAGGGTCTCAAGTTCATCTTTATAGACGCGGGTTATGCCGACAAAGTAAGTATCTCGCATGCTGTCTTTAATCGAAATCTTGTTCTTATAGTCACTGTTCCAAAGGGAATTCCAATATTGCATATCGCTTTTAATATCCAGCGAAACGTCAACACCCGCGGGGTTATAGATTAATCCTAAAGTTCCCCACATATAACCGACCGCATATTCTGACCAACCGGCATCCTTAAAAATATCCAAAAGATACGGGGATCCATAGTCGGAATAATTGGGTATATCGGTGTATTCGTCATTCGTGTAGGTATACTTCTCGAGCATGTTCTCCCGAATCATGCGCTGAATCATATAATCACTTGGGGCAATTAAGTCATATTGGGCCTTGCCAAGCGAAATAATATTGTACATTTCTTCGTTGGTAGAAAAAGTATCGTAAACTACGTCGACCGATTCACCGGGATGGGAAGCGGCATAGTAGTCTTTAAACTGATCAACTAGCGAAGCCGGCGACTCGGTATCGCCATCTTCGGGTTCATACATATAGTCTTCCCAGTTATAGATGCGCAGTGTTTTAGTCGCGGCTTTTAAGGCCACCGCCGGCTTTGCTATTGAATTGGTTCCCAAGGCCAAGGCAGCGCTTAAGGCTACCATCATAAGGGAAAAGACAGAATTACGTTTAATCATGGATTCGGCCTCCTTTATGCCGGAATTGGGCGGTTTTTGCTTCTCTGCTCGCCCGCAGGTTATTCAAGGATAGAATCAACAAGGCAAATATGAATATCAGAGTCGTTAGCGCTCTTAATTCTGGAGGAATGTTGGCTTTGGCGATAACTCCTTCGACATAGGTCGATAGGGTATCAAAACTGTTGTTTCGTAAAAATGCCGTAACGATGTAGTCATCTAGAGAAAGAGTAAAGGCAAGCATAAATCCCGAAACGATCCCGGGGAAAATTTCCGGAATGATGATGTGAAATAACGCATAGGTCGGCGTGGCGCCCAGATCCAGCGCCGCCTCATAAATGCTCGGATCCATCTTCACCAACCGAGGCCGCACCGCTAGATAGACAAAGGCGACCGTTAATACGACATGGCCAAGAAGAAGTGTCAGGAAGTTAAAGGCATTTCCGATTAAGACGATGATTAGAATTACCAGCGATAAGGCCATGACAATTTCCGCATTGATAACCGGAATCTGCGTCATCCCCTCCACAAATTTCCGGACCCGACTTTTACTATAATAGGTGCCGATCGCTCCCAGTGTGCCGAGAATTGTTGCGACAATTCCGGTTGATACCCCCAAAAGCAAGGTATTGCCCACGGCATTCATTATCGTGCGATTGCGAAATAGTTTTCCATATAATTCAAAGGTAAACCCATTCCAAACTCCCACGTTGCTTGAATTGGTAAAGCTGAAGGCAATTAGGACAAAAACCGGCGTGTACATGATGGCAAGAATAAGGAAAATATAGAAGCGGCCGAGGAAAATTTTAAATTTTTCGGTTTTGAAAAAGTTTACCATATTGATGCCTGTCCTCCTTCGTTATCACCTTTCGAGATCTTCTTCGAAATAATCGAGGAAACCACAATCAAAAGCAGCATAATCAAAGCGAGAAAACTGCCATCGTTATAGTTCGCATTGTTGAAATAAATCTGAATATACTTACCGAATAGAGTGACTTTATTTTCACTGAGAATATCGGCAATGACGTAACTCGATATCGTCGGCATAAACACCATTGTAATCGCGCTGGCAATACCGGGGGTCGTCATCGGAATAATGACCCGAAAAAAAGTTTGCCGAGGATTGGCTCCCAGATCATAGGAGGCTTCGATTTGACTCTTATCCATCTTTAACATCGTGGTATACAAGGGAAGAAGAGCAAATGGTAGATAATTATAGACAAGGCCGATAATCGTGGCCATTTCCGGATACTTTCCGCCCCCGATTCCAAGCCAGGACAGAACATCCCGTGTCGCCCATGTACGAATTACAAAGTTTATCCACATCGGCATGATGAACATCATGACGATGACGACGTTCTTGTTGAATTTTCTATTGGCCAGCAACATGGCTAACGGGTAGCCGATTAAAAGGCAGAACACCGTATTCATCAGCCCGAAGATAAGCGATATGAAGAGGACTTCAAGCTTGTCGGGATTACTGAAAAAGTTAACCGCATTGGCAAAGGAAATCATTCCGTTCTTATCGCTAAATGCATAGTAGATAATCAATAAAATCGGAAGAACTACGAAGAGAATTAAAAATAGGACGTAAGGAATCGATAAGAACTTCCTTTGAAACCTAAATTTCATATTTTCCTAAGTCCCCCTTAATTTTAATTTTGACGGCCCGGGGATCAATTTTAACACTGACGCGATCTTGCGGATTCCACGTATAAGGCGTATCGGCGACAAAATCTTCTTCATCTTTTGTCCGAATAATGACTTGATAGTGATCGCCCTTATAGATAGACTGAATAATTTCTCCAGCGACAATTCCATCTTCTTCATTATCAAAAATTTCAATTGCGTCAAATGGCACTTCCGCGATTACATCCGCATCATTGAAGTTGTACTTCTTAGCTTTGGCACCGGTCGTATACACATTACCATCATCATCGATTTTGCCATTATTAACCAATTGGGCGACATCACACTCAAACGGAGCATCGTCAATCATCACCTGGTTATGGCCGTTAATCCAAGCATCCGTATAAACGTTGGCCACGAGTTCCTTAGCCATGATATGAATTCCTTCCGGTTCGATGGTAAGGGAGACTTTGGCCTTTAACGGATAGTCTTCCGTCGATTGAACGACCACTTCATTTTTTCCAACCATCACCACGTATTCGTAGTGAATTCCTTTAAATATCTTGGTGTCGATAATGCCATCGGCATTGCCCTCACCCGGCTTTCCGATTTTGACATCTTCCGGCCGAACCACGACATCGACCTTTTCATTAAGCGGAAACTCATCGACACATTGATGGTTAGCCCCAATAAAGCGGACTATTTTCGAGCCGATCATCGTCCCGTTATAAATGTTACTCTCACCGATAAAGTCGGCAACATAAGCGTTTTTAGGCTCATTATAGATATCAATCGGCGTGCCAATTTGTTGAATCTTGCCATCGCGCATAACCACGATTGTGTCCGACATAGTCAATGCCTCTTCCTGATCGTGCGTTACGTAGATAAATGTAATCCCCAGTTTTTCATGCATTGCCTTTAATTCAAGCTGCATATCCTTGCGCATTTTTAAGTCCAATGCCCCCAGAGGTTCGTCCAAAAGTAAAATTTCCGGTTCGTTGACGATGGCCCGAGCAATGGCTACCCGTTGTTGTTGACCTCCGGAAAGAGTCGTCACATCCCGATCTTCAAATTCTTCGAGATCGACCAGTTTTAAGACCCGAGTCACCTTGTCATCAATCTCATCTTCACTGTATTTGCGGAAAGAGGTCGTTCCGTCATCGTTGGTTATATTTACTTTCCGTAATTTCAAGCCAAAAGCAATATTGTCATAAACATCTAAATGAGGAAAAAGCGCGTATCTTTGGAAAACGGTATTAATCGGACGCTTGTAGGGAGGAAGATTAGTAATATCCACCCCGTTAAGCGTGATTTTGCCGCTGGTTGGCATCTCAAAACCGGCGATCATCCGTAATGTCGTCGTTTTGCCACAGCCCGAAGGGCCAAGAAAAGTAATAAACTCGCCTTTATTCACATAAAGATTAAAATTATCGACGACGGTCGTACCATCATAAACTTTGCTGACTCCCGTCAGTTCAATAATTACATCCTTTTTTTCCATGTTGCTTCCTCGCTTCTAAGGTATTTTTTTCTCCATAATTTTCGGCGCGCATTTTTAGAAAAACGCAAGAATAAAATGCACGAGAAAAATATATGGTAAAACCATGCAAAATGCAAGCGAAATTTCTTTGGAAAATCCCTAGCGGATTACTCGACGCTATTTCAAAAAAGTAAAATTCAAAAAAAAGTGGCTTCATCAACGTTTTTTTTGTTTTTGGCATCAAAAAAATATACGTAAAAAATTATTTGTTTTCACCATGAAAAAATGCGTCAAAAACCGGCTGTTTTTTCGCTGCGATTTTTCATATGTTTTTCCATCGAATATTCGGACTATGTTTTATTTGTTTTTTCTATATAATATAAATGTGATAAAAGTGAAATTTGATAATTAAAAAATGTTTTTGCTTTCTTACCAAAAACCATCGCTTAATTACACTCAATCTACTAAAGTCGTAGATTGACGATTATTTTACTTTATAACCTCAAAGGAGAATCGTTATGAATAGAAAATTATCGCCTTGGCTCTTGTTTCCATTTTTACTCTTGACCGGTTGTGGCAACTCCTCATCAAACACCAAGGCGGTTTTTGGATTTGGGGATATGTCTTATGCAGAGTATCTCCCGCGGACTAATAGCCAAATCGAAAGCAGTATCGCCGATCAGGAAGATTTTTTACTCGTCATTTATCTTCAGGGATGCGGATGCTGGACTGATTTTGAAACCAAGGTTTTAAATAAGTATATATCCAATTACCATATTCCCGTTTACGCCATCGAATCCAAATCGGTAACCTCCGGATTCGGCGGCTTATTAACCAGTTCGGAAATAAAAGACACGCCAATTATTGGCATTTATGAAAATGGGGTTTTAAAAAAGAAGGCCGCTTACTCCTCAAGCAATGAAATGTTTAAGATTTATAGTGCGTTTGAAGAATGGATGGACGCCTCAATTATCCTTCCGCGTCAATATTACATTGATAAGGAGACCTTT contains the following coding sequences:
- a CDS encoding extracellular solute-binding protein; the encoded protein is MIKRNSVFSLMMVALSAALALGTNSIAKPAVALKAATKTLRIYNWEDYMYEPEDGDTESPASLVDQFKDYYAASHPGESVDVVYDTFSTNEEMYNIISLGKAQYDLIAPSDYMIQRMIRENMLEKYTYTNDEYTDIPNYSDYGSPYLLDIFKDAGWSEYAVGYMWGTLGLIYNPAGVDVSLDIKSDMQYWNSLWNSDYKNKISIKDSMRDTYFVGITRVYKDELETLASEFKDGTITKNEYNASITEIFNRADDETIAKVGEALTELKNNIYGLEVDSGKNDIVTGKIAINTAWSGDAVYSMNTAEEENNVELYYSIPEEGANIWFDGWVMPKGADTDLAQEFLNFISAPDKAALNMEWIGYTPFIAGDEILSLVHDWYDAADGDASAVDVDLSYFFDGTITDSELSTTIRSDKVNRQLTAQYPSEDEIARCAVMKDFGAANDKVIEMWANFKATKISTLVYVAVGVVLVGGVGAGVFFAQKKKKSKRHSRKKSGK
- a CDS encoding ABC transporter permease: MVNFFKTEKFKIFLGRFYIFLILAIMYTPVFVLIAFSFTNSSNVGVWNGFTFELYGKLFRNRTIMNAVGNTLLLGVSTGIVATILGTLGAIGTYYSKSRVRKFVEGMTQIPVINAEIVMALSLVILIIVLIGNAFNFLTLLLGHVVLTVAFVYLAVRPRLVKMDPSIYEAALDLGATPTYALFHIIIPEIFPGIVSGFMLAFTLSLDDYIVTAFLRNNSFDTLSTYVEGVIAKANIPPELRALTTLIFIFALLILSLNNLRASREAKTAQFRHKGGRIHD
- a CDS encoding ABC transporter permease, which produces MKFRFQRKFLSIPYVLFLILFVVLPILLIIYYAFSDKNGMISFANAVNFFSNPDKLEVLFISLIFGLMNTVFCLLIGYPLAMLLANRKFNKNVVIVMMFIMPMWINFVIRTWATRDVLSWLGIGGGKYPEMATIIGLVYNYLPFALLPLYTTMLKMDKSQIEASYDLGANPRQTFFRVIIPMTTPGIASAITMVFMPTISSYVIADILSENKVTLFGKYIQIYFNNANYNDGSFLALIMLLLIVVSSIISKKISKGDNEGGQASIW
- a CDS encoding ABC transporter ATP-binding protein, whose translation is MEKKDVIIELTGVSKVYDGTTVVDNFNLYVNKGEFITFLGPSGCGKTTTLRMIAGFEMPTSGKITLNGVDITNLPPYKRPINTVFQRYALFPHLDVYDNIAFGLKLRKVNITNDDGTTSFRKYSEDEIDDKVTRVLKLVDLEEFEDRDVTTLSGGQQQRVAIARAIVNEPEILLLDEPLGALDLKMRKDMQLELKAMHEKLGITFIYVTHDQEEALTMSDTIVVMRDGKIQQIGTPIDIYNEPKNAYVADFIGESNIYNGTMIGSKIVRFIGANHQCVDEFPLNEKVDVVVRPEDVKIGKPGEGNADGIIDTKIFKGIHYEYVVMVGKNEVVVQSTEDYPLKAKVSLTIEPEGIHIMAKELVANVYTDAWINGHNQVMIDDAPFECDVAQLVNNGKIDDDGNVYTTGAKAKKYNFNDADVIAEVPFDAIEIFDNEEDGIVAGEIIQSIYKGDHYQVIIRTKDEEDFVADTPYTWNPQDRVSVKIDPRAVKIKIKGDLGKYEI